A stretch of Flexivirga aerilata DNA encodes these proteins:
- a CDS encoding GNAT family N-acetyltransferase, with protein MKVANGVLLRAATGEDLQGVVEVGRRTWPATYAPIAGKDYVAMGLAKWWTADATVPAIRAGRVTVAEFDDEIIGMTSVGPLDGHLALWKLYVLPEYQGGGVGGMLLRAAIAKAKADGYDELRLSYLDGNDSARGFYEHYGFVETGRESSGSGVPDSVWLKLTLEDGTHG; from the coding sequence AGGACCTGCAGGGCGTGGTCGAGGTCGGCCGGCGGACCTGGCCCGCCACCTATGCGCCGATCGCCGGAAAAGACTATGTCGCAATGGGTTTGGCCAAATGGTGGACCGCCGATGCGACCGTGCCGGCGATCCGCGCGGGACGGGTGACCGTCGCCGAGTTCGACGACGAGATCATCGGCATGACGTCGGTCGGTCCGCTCGACGGGCACCTGGCCCTGTGGAAGCTCTACGTGCTACCGGAATATCAGGGCGGTGGCGTCGGCGGGATGCTGCTGCGGGCGGCGATCGCCAAGGCGAAGGCCGATGGCTACGACGAGTTGCGGCTGTCCTACCTGGACGGCAACGACTCGGCGCGCGGCTTCTACGAGCACTACGGATTTGTCGAGACCGGTCGGGAGAGCTCCGGCTCCGGGGTGCCCGACTCGGTCTGGCTCAAGCTGACCCTGGAGGATGGCACGCATGGCTAG